The following proteins are co-located in the Lacticaseibacillus paracasei subsp. paracasei genome:
- the wecB gene encoding non-hydrolyzing UDP-N-acetylglucosamine 2-epimerase translates to MAKIKVMTVFGTRPEAIKMAPVVLSLKNRSDEFEEVTVVTGQHREMLDQVLSIFHIEPSYDLNIMKSRQTLADITSNVILKLGQIIAKEKPDIVLVHGDTTTTFAASISAFYQQTKLGHVEAGLRTWNKYSPYPEEMNRQLTDVLSDLYFAPTNQSQANLLKENHPESQIFVTGNTAIDALDQTVRDDYHHEVLDMIDPNKKMILVTMHRRENQGDPMRRVFKVMREVVESHPDIEIIYPVHLNPVVQEAADAILGHHKRIHLIDPLDVVDFHNLAARSYFIMTDSGGVQEEAPSLGKPVLVLRDTTERPEGVEAGTLKLVGTDPNTVKTAMLQLLDDPTEYRRMAEAKNPYGDGHASRRILDAILYDFGKIQNRPAPFK, encoded by the coding sequence TTGGCAAAAATTAAAGTGATGACGGTCTTTGGAACCCGCCCTGAAGCGATTAAAATGGCTCCGGTCGTTTTAAGTCTAAAGAACCGCAGTGACGAATTTGAAGAAGTGACCGTTGTAACCGGTCAGCATCGGGAAATGCTGGATCAAGTATTATCGATTTTTCATATTGAACCCAGCTATGATTTGAATATCATGAAATCACGACAAACGTTAGCCGACATCACAAGCAATGTGATTTTGAAACTGGGTCAGATCATTGCTAAAGAAAAGCCGGACATTGTATTAGTGCATGGAGACACGACAACCACTTTTGCGGCAAGCATTTCGGCTTTTTACCAGCAGACAAAGCTTGGGCACGTTGAAGCGGGGTTACGGACTTGGAACAAATACAGCCCATATCCTGAAGAAATGAATCGTCAACTGACCGATGTTTTGAGTGATCTTTATTTTGCACCAACAAATCAAAGTCAGGCAAATCTTTTGAAGGAGAATCATCCAGAAAGCCAAATCTTTGTAACAGGCAATACAGCAATTGATGCCCTTGATCAAACAGTGCGAGATGACTACCACCACGAAGTGTTAGATATGATCGATCCCAATAAGAAGATGATTCTAGTGACCATGCATCGTCGCGAGAATCAAGGGGACCCGATGCGTCGAGTTTTCAAAGTGATGCGTGAAGTTGTTGAAAGCCATCCGGATATTGAAATTATTTATCCAGTACATCTCAACCCCGTTGTTCAAGAGGCGGCAGACGCCATTCTTGGTCACCACAAGCGAATTCATCTGATTGATCCTTTGGATGTCGTTGATTTTCATAATCTGGCGGCAAGGAGTTACTTCATCATGACAGATTCTGGTGGTGTTCAGGAAGAGGCACCATCTTTAGGAAAGCCAGTGCTGGTTCTTAGAGACACCACTGAGCGGCCTGAAGGGGTTGAAGCGGGCACGCTTAAACTAGTTGGGACTGATCCGAATACGGTTAAAACAGCTATGTTGCAATTATTGGATGATCCAACCGAATATCGGCGAATGGCAGAAGCTAAGAATCCATATGGCGACGGTCATGCAT
- a CDS encoding sugar transferase, whose amino-acid sequence MKQSAEWNGFKRLLTMIGDVGLFNLSILLAFYWRFGVDIPEWNFKMYEGSAIYISLLFLLVNFFLGVYVYYNRRISDIIFNTVLAQLITILGLTMITFMGRFFAFPRLVLGYSFLLSILILGVWRVFIYYMYIRFTSNYKVAVLSYEHELPAVLENFNSAKNNKHKVTYVISDHFVENAKAIIDKVDIFYLTKSLPDETRREIIDIIIKREKTILLPSTFDNLLMLRPNLMNFEDESVMGITQFRIKFESAVLKRIFDIVVGLLMLILASPFMLVTALLVKLTSPGPIIYKQTRITLNQREFKILKFRTMSATAEAKSGPVLATAHDSRITPVGKYLRKFRLDELPQIFNVLKGDMSIVGPRPERPYFVNQFNEQEPHYYLRHNVRAGITGYAQVYGKYASDYHSKLKFDLLYIKTYSIFLDARILLQTIKILFDKVSSQGLDEDPEPPRQKLHDIVVEQDITHLS is encoded by the coding sequence ATGAAACAGAGTGCCGAGTGGAATGGCTTTAAACGGCTGTTAACGATGATTGGTGATGTCGGTCTTTTTAATTTAAGTATCCTACTCGCCTTCTATTGGCGTTTTGGTGTAGACATTCCGGAGTGGAACTTTAAAATGTATGAAGGATCAGCGATCTATATTTCATTGCTGTTCTTATTGGTTAATTTTTTCCTAGGCGTTTACGTTTATTATAATCGGCGGATCAGTGACATCATCTTCAACACTGTTTTGGCACAATTGATTACGATCTTGGGATTGACGATGATCACCTTCATGGGCCGATTTTTCGCGTTTCCACGATTGGTGCTGGGGTACTCATTCCTGCTCAGCATTTTGATTCTTGGTGTCTGGCGGGTGTTCATTTATTACATGTACATTCGCTTTACGAGTAACTACAAAGTCGCAGTTTTATCCTATGAACATGAACTGCCAGCAGTTTTGGAAAACTTCAATTCGGCCAAGAATAATAAGCATAAAGTCACCTACGTTATTTCTGATCATTTTGTTGAGAATGCCAAAGCCATTATCGATAAGGTAGACATTTTCTATCTGACCAAGAGCTTGCCTGATGAAACGCGTCGTGAGATTATTGATATCATCATTAAGCGCGAAAAGACGATCCTCCTGCCTTCAACGTTTGATAACCTGTTGATGTTGCGTCCCAACCTTATGAACTTTGAAGATGAAAGCGTCATGGGAATTACACAATTTCGAATTAAATTTGAAAGTGCCGTTCTCAAACGCATTTTTGATATTGTTGTTGGACTTCTCATGCTGATTTTGGCCTCGCCATTTATGTTGGTTACGGCTTTATTGGTTAAATTGACCTCACCAGGGCCAATTATTTATAAGCAAACTCGAATTACGCTAAACCAACGTGAGTTCAAAATTCTGAAGTTCCGAACGATGTCGGCTACAGCTGAGGCAAAATCGGGCCCTGTTTTGGCAACTGCACATGACTCACGAATTACGCCGGTTGGCAAGTATTTGCGTAAATTTCGGCTGGACGAATTACCCCAAATCTTTAATGTTTTAAAGGGTGACATGTCAATTGTGGGTCCTCGACCGGAGCGACCTTATTTTGTGAACCAGTTTAACGAGCAGGAACCCCATTATTACTTGCGGCATAACGTTCGTGCTGGTATTACTGGTTATGCTCAGGTTTATGGCAAGTATGCCTCTGATTATCATAGTAAACTGAAGTTCGATCTGCTGTATATTAAGACCTACAGTATTTTTCTGGATGCGCGTATCTTATTGCAAACAATTAAAATATTGTTTGACAAAGTTTCCTCACAAGGGTTAGATGAAGACCCAGAACCACCACGTCAGAAACTTCATGATATTGTGGTGGAACAGGACATTACGCATTTAAGTTAA